The following are encoded together in the Tursiops truncatus isolate mTurTru1 chromosome 10, mTurTru1.mat.Y, whole genome shotgun sequence genome:
- the LOC109551515 gene encoding uncharacterized protein produces the protein MAPGGTCSWDAVHPHPGPWSSSHQCPVKLPSAVKTTALRAPLPLGPAHQHSASQELRRRPGPCPRWNAAPDCRSAPVSQQTWPPWSRWPTNSEQKRKPHPSCQEPSVRRGEGWDSCVRRGEGWDSCRRARAEQPPPLARLSSELTGTLGLAAVSKRSGTCGLRRADLACRRKERRAAADTSPSTAGKPGHRSCAWAPPRDAPAHVHTDTHTHARNRDRHGESVGPGPFLSRGTLVSPVPQAGQGPLCWLTGFSCWVTACRSSRQRGPRWGGVTAQVGWGHCPSGDGGHCPGGDGVTAQVGRGHCPGGGRGHCPSGDGVTAQVGWDHCPGGAGSLPRRPRRGR, from the exons ATGGCGCCCGGCGGCACCTGTTCCTGGGACGCGGTTCATCCTCACCCAGGGCCCTGGAGCTCCTCCCACCAATGCCCTGTTAAACTGCCAAG CGCAGTGAAGACGACAGCGCTCCGCGCCCCGCTGCCCCTCGGCCCCGCCCACCAGCATAGCGCGTCCCAGGAGCTGCGGCGCAGACCCGGGCCCTGCCCGCGCTGGAATGCAGCCCCTGACTGCAGATCAGCCCCTGTAAGTCAGCAAACCTGGCCTCCCTGGAGCAGGTGGCCAACTAACAGTGAGCAGAAGAGAAAGCCTCATCCTTCCTGCCAAGAACCTTCTGTCCGCAGAGGAGAAGGCTGGGATTCCTGTGTCCGCAGAGGAGAAGGCTGGGATTCCTGCAGACGTGCACGTGCAGAACAGCCCCCGCCGCTCGCCAGGCTCAGCAGTGAACTCACCGGAACCCTGGGGCTGGCGGCAGTCTCCAAGCGCAGCGGCACCTGCGGACTGAGACGGGCTGACCTTGCCTGCAGGCGGAAGGAGCGGCGTGCGGCTGCAGACACGAGCCCCTCCACTGCCGGCAAACCGGGGCACAGGTCATGTGCGTGGGCTCCTCCTCGAGACGCCCCGGCACACGtgcacacggacacacacacgcacgctcGGAACAGAGACAGACACGGGGAGAGCGTGGGCCCCGGCCCTTTTCTCTCCAGAGGGACTCTCGTCTCTCCAGTCCCGCAGGCGGGTCAAGGTCCCCTTTGCTGGTTAACCGGCTTCTCCTGCTGGGTCACCGCCTGCAGGAGCAGCAGGCAGAGGGGGCCCAGGTGGGGCGGGGTCACTGCCCAGGTGGGGTGGGGTCACTGCCCAAGTGGGGACGGGGGTCACTGCCCAGGTGGGGACGGGGTCACTGCCCAGGTGGGGCGGGGTCACTGCCCAGGCGGGGGACGGGGTCACTGCCCAAGTGGGGACGGGGTCACTGCCCAGGTGGGGTGGGATCACTGCCCAGGTGGGGCGGGGTCACTGCCCAGGCGGCCCCGCCGGGGCCGCTGA